From the genome of Candidatus Zixiibacteriota bacterium:
CAGATTGGCCAGCAAAGCTGTGATGATCTCCGACTCTCTTGGGCCATCGGCCAGGATATCCACCGAGTAGGTGTGAGGGCCGAACATCGTGCGCAACTGCACAGTGTCCATACCAAACACGCGGTGCGGACAAATCAGCAGCGGTAGCACCCCCACCATTTCAGAACCGTCAAAAGCAAACAGAACCGCCCAGCGTTCTTGTTCGCGCAGGCGGTGTTTCACGTAGGGGATGATCCAGGCGGCCGAACTCATGGGAATAGGTCGCGGAGCAGCTAAGGCCAATCGGTCCCAGGCTGATTGGTAATGGACCAGTTCCTCAAGGTCGGTAACGACTTCAACACAGATATTGCCGGATGTTTGACTCACGACACTATCGTTTGCAATCGGATTCAACGAGCCCGACTGAGGGTTGACTGAACTTCTCAAAACTTTCCCTAACGAACATGCTGCACCTGCCGGCATCCCATTGACACCGGAATCATACTAATTGTATCGTCTTTTGCACTCCTAAGGAACAGTATGGCGAAAAGATGGACAACAAGAATTCTGCCTGCCCGGTCAAGCCGCCCATAAATGGGTTTTATGCGCTCCGTTCATTCCCGCTGTGATTGTGGACTTTGGCGCCGGAATCCAGCAAAAAAGTGAATTATCACCTCATCCTGAGCGGAGTCGAAGGACAGGCAAGCCTGTTTCCGTTGTGCCTGTGTGATCTTCAGATCGCGCGGGCAGGCATGGCCCGTTTCACATGTGCCCGAGTCTGAAGACTCAGGCACCACAACATCCGGACCGAATTCCCGGCATTCCACACCCGGACAGTGCGTTACAGTGAATTGGGTTCGTTTTGGGTACTTTCGCATTTATCCGGCGTCCCCCCGGTGCAAATGGGTTCGTTTGCGTGATTTTTTTTCCGAGGTTAACAGAAGTTGTTGTGAATTCGGGTTGCGTTGCAGTATCTGAGCTGATTCAGTTGCTGTTGGCCAGATGATCATGGAACTTGTCCTTTATAGAGCAGGGTGCAGACGTTTTTTGCGTGGGGTTTTTGGTGTAATTGTGTACCTGAAGAACCCACCCGACGCGAAGCGCTCTGGGTGGGGTACCGTGTTTTGCGTGGGGTTGGCATTATTTCTGCGAATCCTGAAGAACCCACCAGTCCATAAGTGGGATGTGGCGCGAAGTGCTCTTGGTGGGGTACCGAAGAAAGTGCGGGTGGGAAACGGCGTGAGTTACCGGTTTGCAGGTGTGTCTTGACTGAAGATGTTTTTCCAAGCACCGTCAACACTCCTCCATATCGACGTAATGTAGGTCAGTTCCTTCGCATTCTCCGAAGTACTCTCATGTTTGACCCACTCAGCGCGATACGATAGTAGCACTACTTGATCAGATAGCACCAGGATTCTGGCCTCTGACAGATCGAAACGTGCAACTGTCGGACCGTCTCGCAATTGACCAGTGTGATCAGACTTTCCAGCGAACCCAGCACCATAAACACCCAAGAAACTATCTTCCAGTAATCGAGTGTCAGCTTCAGCGTCGCCTGCCGCCAAGGCTTTCCAAACTTCGACTTCGAGTTGTAGGAACTGTTCTACTGTGTACCGATCATGAGGTGTTTCCATTACAACTCCGCTCTTAGTCTCAGCGTGGTTATCGGACGCAAGGTAGATTGTGCAACCAAGTGGGACAAGGGGAAACTGTGGTACCTGTTAGTTCCCACCGCAAGCTGTGGGGCTATCCGGGCTACGTGGCTACACAACCGCTGCCTTAGTCACATCCCGTTCACAGAATTCAGAAGCCAGTAAGTATGTGAACTGTCCTCCAATCCAACTCAGAAAATCCTGTATAAAGGGGCCGTATGTTCCCGACAGTAGCTTATCAAAATCATCGGGGCGATACCGTGTAATCGACCCAAGGTAAAACGCTACGGCATACATCGACGCGAGTTGGGGTAGGACGTGATCATGTTCCTTCACCGGACACGCATACAGATAGTACCTCCTATATGGGGGGACACTCGAAACTATGGACCACACGTTAAGCCCGAAGTTCCGCGCTACCGTTCCCACTATGTCCGAAGGTCTATGTGAGTACCCTTGCCCGTCCTCCTGCTCAAAGCAGGTGAGACTTCTGTTCCGCTCTTGATCATTGCACTTGACCGGACGGAAATCACGATCCAGCTGTGTGCACCTCAAGAACCCCCTATGCGTAAGACCGAATCTCGCTAAGGTGTCACTGAACACATAGAATCTAATCCACAGATTGTGGTGGTCTCTGTCGTGGACAAATTCTATTTTTTCAAGTCCGATAAATCGCTCAGCTTGCTTGACAGCTATTGACCATATCCTGTGGCCGGCTA
Proteins encoded in this window:
- a CDS encoding nuclear transport factor 2 family protein; this encodes METPHDRYTVEQFLQLEVEVWKALAAGDAEADTRLLEDSFLGVYGAGFAGKSDHTGQLRDGPTVARFDLSEARILVLSDQVVLLSYRAEWVKHESTSENAKELTYITSIWRSVDGAWKNIFSQDTPANR